From Xylanibacter oryzae DSM 17970, a single genomic window includes:
- a CDS encoding YitT family protein, with the protein MFKNKALWNEVKDYIFITLGLLLYTFGWTIFLLPYQIVTGGVTGIAAIVFYATKIPIQNTYFIINLVLIIIALKILGWKFMIKTIYAILVLSLFLWVSQKTMIGSNGKMVQILGPGQDFMSLIIGCSLTGTSLAIVFLNNGSTGGTDIVAAIVNKYHNISLGRVLIFVDLLIIGSTIPIFGDWRKVVFGLATMVIENYVLDHVMNARRESVQFMIFSKKYQEIANAIGTQMDHGVTILDGHGWYTGKEVKVLCILAKKSESTYIFRLIKMIDPNAFVSQSSAIGVYGEGFDPIKVKVPKLKK; encoded by the coding sequence ATGTTTAAAAACAAAGCATTATGGAATGAGGTCAAGGATTATATTTTTATAACCCTTGGTCTTTTGCTGTATACTTTTGGTTGGACAATTTTCTTGCTGCCTTATCAGATTGTTACAGGAGGTGTAACAGGTATAGCTGCTATTGTATTTTATGCAACCAAGATTCCTATACAGAACACTTACTTTATAATCAACTTAGTGTTGATTATAATAGCTTTAAAGATATTGGGCTGGAAATTTATGATTAAGACCATATATGCCATTCTAGTTTTATCATTGTTTTTATGGGTATCACAAAAAACAATGATAGGTTCTAATGGAAAAATGGTTCAGATATTAGGCCCAGGACAAGATTTTATGTCGCTTATCATAGGCTGTTCTCTGACTGGTACTTCTCTAGCTATTGTTTTTCTGAATAATGGTAGTACAGGAGGTACTGATATTGTAGCAGCAATTGTAAACAAATATCATAATATATCACTGGGACGTGTATTGATTTTTGTCGACTTATTGATTATAGGTAGTACAATACCTATATTCGGTGATTGGCGCAAAGTAGTATTCGGACTTGCTACTATGGTAATTGAAAACTATGTTCTTGACCACGTTATGAATGCACGCAGAGAGTCTGTACAGTTTATGATATTCAGTAAGAAATATCAGGAAATAGCAAATGCTATAGGTACACAGATGGATCATGGTGTAACAATACTTGACGGCCATGGATGGTATACAGGTAAAGAAGTGAAAGTGCTTTGTATATTGGCTAAAAAGAGTGAGAGTACATATATATTCCGTCTTATAAAAATGATAGATCCAAATGCTTTTGTAAGTCAGAGTAGTGCTATCGGTGTATATGGTGAAGGTTTTGATCCTATAAAAGTTAAAGTACCAAAATTAAAAAAATGA
- a CDS encoding non-canonical purine NTP diphosphatase, with translation MKIVFATNNNNKLREIREILGNKYEIVSLKDIGCDVDIPETSDTLEGNALIKAKYVYDNYHMNVFADDTGLEVEALNGAPGVYSARYAGGDGHDSDANMAKLLMKLGENNNRNARFRTVIALILNKEGSEKPEIHEFEGIVEGSILKEKSGNTGFGYDPLFVPKGYNESFAQLGEEIKNKISHRAIAVGKLSEFLK, from the coding sequence ATGAAAATAGTATTTGCCACAAATAATAATAATAAGTTGCGTGAGATACGTGAAATATTAGGAAATAAATATGAAATAGTATCTCTTAAGGATATAGGTTGTGATGTTGATATACCTGAAACTTCTGATACACTGGAAGGTAATGCCCTCATAAAGGCAAAATATGTATATGATAATTATCATATGAATGTATTTGCTGATGACACAGGTCTTGAGGTTGAAGCACTTAATGGAGCTCCAGGTGTTTATTCAGCAAGATATGCTGGTGGTGATGGCCATGACAGTGATGCAAACATGGCAAAACTATTAATGAAATTAGGAGAAAATAATAATAGAAATGCCAGATTTCGTACAGTTATTGCATTAATATTAAATAAAGAAGGTAGTGAAAAACCTGAGATTCATGAATTTGAAGGTATAGTTGAAGGTTCTATATTAAAAGAAAAAAGCGGAAATACCGGATTCGGTTATGATCCTTTATTTGTACCAAAAGGATATAATGAATCATTTGCACAATTAGGAGAAGAAATCAAAAATAAAATATCACATAGAGCCATAGCTGTAGGAAAACTTTCAGAATTTCTAAAATAG